One Bythopirellula goksoeyrii genomic window, GTTTCCTCCATAGGAAGAAGAGTTAGTACAGCCTGGGACTTGGAATTTGGCGAGCTTCACTTTCGCCTAGCAGTACAGTAAGGGTAGTAGCAGTCTGACACCGGCTCCACGTCATACCCAGGGAGGCATTTCTTATGAGACGGCTGATTATTGCTAGATCTATTGGCTCAATAACGCTTGCCTTTGGGGTGATCGGGACTTTCGATAGTCTACAGAGCAGGGATGACAGGCTACTGTACGAGGCCATTCCCTCCCTAATGTTTCTGGGTCCCACACTGATCATGATAGGCATTCTGCTTTTGTTCCTGACAAGCAAGAAACCTAAAAGTACCACAGTTTACAAGAAGATGTTGGTAGCTGGCGTAGTTTTGTTGGTAATACCTGTAGGTCTCTGGATCAAGGTTGCATTAGGCCCTCCCGAAACAGATGCGGGTTGGGGGATGATAGCGATGTTCGTTTCTTTCCTTGTCGGTGGTCCGAGTTTGGTATTGGTAATTACTGCGTCGGTTTTGATGTCAATTTCAAATCACTGATGTTGGGTGCGGAACTGAGAAAATGTATAAAGTGACCCCCCTGATTTGTGTCGTGGCGATTCTGTGTCACATTGCTTTGTTCATTGGTGAAATGGGAAAAGTTGTGCTTTGGGAGGACGTTGTTTTCTGGTTAGTAGTATTCCCAACTCCCATGGCAGTCCTTGGTGTCATGAGTTATTTGGAACAGAAGAGCTGGTTGCCTTTGTTCACCGCCTCATTTCTTTTGACCTCTCTCTATCTATATCACATCATTATCTATTTCACGAAAGGGATAGATTCTCAAGGTGGAATGGGCCTTGTGGTTCTCGGCATATTTCAGTGGGGTGTAGTACTTCTTTTGTTGATTGCTGAAGCTCTGCGTAAGTGCTTGCGGCGAAAAACCAGAAACTGACAATCAAAATAGTGCAAAGATGTGAGTACGCAAATTACAAATCTCTCAACAGTTTGCGCGAGGCGGTTACATCAACCACAGTGTGAAACGGTCCGCAGCTAACTCGCGGCGGTGTGCACAACCTCGCTCAGTTTGAGTTTCCTCCAACTGCCAGCGGTTGGACCAGTTTCAGCGAGTTGCGCCGGTCGCGAAGTCGCTGAGGTGTCTCCCGAGAAATGACACCGCTGCAACTTGGAAGAAGTTCTTCCAGCGGCCGGTTGATGCAACCGCCAGCACGAAGCAAACGTCCCCTGTCGCATCGGTCTCAACCACCTCGTGTTCTGCCCATTTGCTCGTATCGACCGCCATTGTTTGATTTCGCAGTGTCCCGCGGCTCTACTATTGGGTGCTATCCGAGTACCTGATGGAAACTTGCCGTGACCAACTCGTCGCAGCATCGCCGCACACCTTTGGGTTTGTTCGCCGACAAGCCAGCGCCCCGGCTCTATGATTACATGGTCGAGGTACTCCGTGTCCGGCACTATAGTCGCCGCACGGAGCAAGCCTACGTCCACTGGGTTCGCAGATACATCGACTTTCACAGTTGGCGCCACCCACGCGAACTTGCCGAAGACGAGGTCAACCGTTTTCTAACACACCTGGCCGTCAATGAGCACGTCGCTGCGTCAACGCAGAATCAGGCGCTCTCGGCGATACTCTTTCTCTACGAGCATGTTCTGCGGCAACCGCTCGACCGAATCGAAGGCGTCGTTCGCGCCCGTCGCCCCAAGCGGTTGCCCGTCGTTCTGACGGTCGATGAAGTCTCGCGCGTGATGACGCATCTGGCGGGCGAGAAGTGGTTGATCGCGATGCTACTCTACGGGGGTGGGCTGCGACTGCTCGAAGCACTCCGACTGCGAGTCAAGGACTTGGACTTCGAGCGTGGTGAGATCACCGTTCGCGAGGGAAAGGGAGACAAGGACCGCGTAACGACGATGCCGCGGGCTATCGCGCATCCTTTGCAGGAACACCTGGAGCAAGTCAAGTCAATTCACCAGCAAGACGTGGCCGACGGCTTCGGCCGCGTGGAGCTTCCTCACGCGCTGGCCCGCAAGTACCCTAATGCCAACCGCGAATGGGTTTGGCAGTACGTGTTTCCTCAATCGCATCGCTGGAGCAATGCGAAAACCGGCGACCAAGGAAGACATCACGTTCACGAGTCACTCGTCCAAAAGGCCATCAAGCAGGCTGTTCGACAAGCTGGGCTGACGAAACGAGTCACGAGCCACACGTTCCGCCACTCGTTCGCCACACACCTGCTGACGGACGGGTACGACATACGCA contains:
- a CDS encoding integron integrase; the protein is MTNSSQHRRTPLGLFADKPAPRLYDYMVEVLRVRHYSRRTEQAYVHWVRRYIDFHSWRHPRELAEDEVNRFLTHLAVNEHVAASTQNQALSAILFLYEHVLRQPLDRIEGVVRARRPKRLPVVLTVDEVSRVMTHLAGEKWLIAMLLYGGGLRLLEALRLRVKDLDFERGEITVREGKGDKDRVTTMPRAIAHPLQEHLEQVKSIHQQDVADGFGRVELPHALARKYPNANREWVWQYVFPQSHRWSNAKTGDQGRHHVHESLVQKAIKQAVRQAGLTKRVTSHTFRHSFATHLLTDGYDIRTVQELLGHKDVRTTMIYTHVLNRGGRGVRSPADGLRHRTR